The following proteins come from a genomic window of Flavobacterium eburneipallidum:
- a CDS encoding ankyrin repeat domain-containing protein yields the protein MKKSIVYLGVALLSLSSVALASNPNPNSVTTTKKIKVEAFENISPLNMAIYKGDIETIQKMIKYGVNINQKSNGMSPLMYAARYNKVEIIKILLANGANPKVRDEKGFTALKHAEISNAKAAAQLLKQV from the coding sequence ATGAAAAAATCAATCGTTTACCTAGGTGTAGCTTTACTTTCTTTATCAAGTGTAGCTTTAGCTTCAAATCCAAATCCAAATTCTGTGACTACGACTAAAAAAATAAAAGTCGAAGCATTTGAAAACATTTCTCCTTTGAATATGGCTATCTACAAAGGCGATATCGAAACCATCCAAAAAATGATTAAGTATGGAGTTAATATCAATCAAAAATCTAATGGAATGAGTCCGCTGATGTATGCCGCTCGTTACAACAAAGTAGAAATTATCAAAATTTTGTTGGCAAACGGAGCCAATCCTAAAGTAAGAGACGAGAAAGGATTTACAGCCTTGAAACATGCTGAAATTTCTAATGCAAAAGCGGCAGCTCAATTGCTGAAACAAGTTTAA
- a CDS encoding phosphoribosylaminoimidazolesuccinocarboxamide synthase, whose translation MSNTITTTNFNFPNQKSVYRGKVREVYNINDELLVMIATDRLSAFDVVLPKGIPYKGQILNQIATKFMELTQDIVPNWLIATPDPSVAVGHLCEPFKVEMVIRGYVSGHAAREYAAGRRQICGVTMAEGLKENDKFPEPIITPTTKADNGSHDEDISREDILSKGIVSEEDYLVLEKYTRALFQRGTEIAASRGLILVDTKYEFGKTKDGVIVLIDEIHTPDSSRYFYAEGYQERQDNGEEQKQLSKEFVRRWLIQNGFQGQEGQQIPNMSDEYIETVSDRYIELYENILGEKFKKADISNINERIEKNVLTYLSSL comes from the coding sequence ATGAGCAATACAATCACGACTACCAATTTTAATTTTCCGAATCAAAAATCCGTTTACCGAGGAAAAGTAAGAGAAGTTTATAATATCAATGATGAACTTTTGGTTATGATTGCCACCGATAGGCTTTCGGCTTTTGATGTGGTTTTGCCAAAGGGAATTCCATACAAAGGACAAATCCTAAATCAAATTGCGACTAAATTCATGGAATTGACGCAAGATATTGTTCCAAATTGGTTAATTGCTACGCCAGATCCAAGTGTGGCTGTTGGTCATTTGTGTGAGCCTTTCAAAGTTGAAATGGTAATTCGTGGATATGTTTCAGGTCACGCGGCTCGTGAATATGCTGCTGGTAGAAGACAAATTTGCGGAGTAACAATGGCGGAAGGTTTGAAAGAGAACGATAAATTTCCTGAACCAATTATTACGCCAACTACTAAAGCAGATAATGGTTCGCACGATGAAGATATTTCACGTGAGGATATTTTATCAAAAGGAATTGTTAGTGAAGAAGATTATTTGGTTTTAGAAAAATATACAAGAGCTTTGTTTCAACGAGGAACTGAAATTGCTGCCAGTCGTGGTTTAATTTTAGTTGATACCAAATACGAATTCGGAAAAACAAAAGACGGCGTAATTGTTTTGATTGATGAAATTCACACACCCGATTCTTCTCGCTATTTCTATGCTGAAGGATACCAAGAAAGACAAGATAATGGAGAAGAGCAAAAACAATTGTCGAAAGAATTCGTTCGCCGTTGGTTAATTCAAAATGGATTTCAGGGACAAGAAGGACAACAAATTCCAAATATGTCTGACGAATATATCGAAACAGTTTCGGATAGATATATCGAATTATACGAAAATATTCTAGGTGAAAAATTCAAAAAAGCAGACATTTCTAATATTAATGAACGTATTGAGAAAAATGTTTTGACTTATTTGTCTAGTCTATAA
- a CDS encoding Cof-type HAD-IIB family hydrolase, giving the protein MNSNFASIKVIVTDLDGTLLNPQHIVSDYTKSVFQELHKQNYLIVVATGRHHLDAMAIIDTLEVPVYLVSSNGARVHSPQKHELFAFDLKSEVVKTALSVDIDPEITVVLFKESVWQTNKLSEKLNSFQADFKYLPELVDYSTLEDFGAIKIFFSHDNHDKLQVLKDSILAKSSNDLHHAFSLPTCLEFMDKSIDKSVGIQKILEKEGFAFEEAISFGDGFNDVQMLAATGKALIMGNAPQTLKEALPDLEIITTNANDGVAKYLAVNLFS; this is encoded by the coding sequence ATGAATTCAAATTTTGCCTCTATAAAAGTTATCGTCACCGATTTAGACGGAACTTTACTCAACCCACAACATATCGTTTCTGATTACACCAAATCTGTTTTTCAAGAACTTCACAAGCAAAATTATCTTATCGTTGTTGCCACAGGCCGTCATCATCTCGATGCGATGGCAATTATTGATACGCTCGAAGTTCCAGTCTATTTAGTAAGTTCAAATGGAGCGAGAGTTCATTCGCCTCAAAAACATGAACTTTTTGCTTTCGATTTAAAAAGCGAAGTGGTAAAAACCGCTTTGAGTGTGGATATCGACCCTGAAATTACGGTTGTTTTATTCAAAGAAAGTGTTTGGCAGACTAATAAATTGAGTGAAAAACTAAACAGTTTTCAAGCCGATTTTAAATACCTGCCTGAATTAGTAGATTACAGTACTTTAGAAGATTTTGGAGCGATAAAAATATTTTTCTCCCACGACAATCACGATAAATTACAAGTTTTAAAAGACAGCATTTTAGCTAAATCGTCTAATGATTTACACCACGCTTTTAGTTTGCCCACTTGTTTGGAATTTATGGACAAATCGATTGATAAAAGTGTAGGGATTCAGAAAATTTTAGAAAAAGAAGGATTTGCATTTGAAGAAGCTATTTCATTTGGTGATGGTTTTAACGATGTTCAAATGTTAGCTGCAACAGGAAAAGCTTTAATTATGGGCAACGCACCACAAACTTTGAAAGAAGCTTTACCTGATTTGGAAATAATTACTACGAACGCCAATGATGGTGTAGCTAAATATCTGGCAGTCAATCTATTTTCGTGA
- a CDS encoding PhoH family protein, with protein sequence MNERIIELIDIAPTDFWGAQDTHLETIKKYYPKLKIVARGTTLKAFGEKEVLDEFENRFNRLMLHFTRYNNIDDNVIERVIQGDIQEDRKAFDKDKILVHGVGGKIIKAMTPNQQLLVDTMNKNDMVFAVGPAGTGKTYTGVAMAVKALKEKQVKRIILTRPAVEAGENLGFLPGDMKEKLDPYMQPLYDALRDMLPNEKLEDYILKGIIQIAPLAFMRGRTLDNAFVILDEAQNTTHSQMKMFLTRMGKNAKFMITGDPGQVDLPRRTISGLKEALLVLKDIDGIGIIYLDDKDIVRHRLVKKVIDAYKMIENHD encoded by the coding sequence TTGAACGAAAGAATCATCGAGCTCATAGACATCGCTCCAACAGATTTTTGGGGCGCTCAAGACACTCATCTTGAAACTATTAAAAAATACTATCCCAAATTAAAAATTGTTGCTCGAGGAACCACCCTGAAGGCCTTTGGTGAAAAAGAAGTTTTAGATGAATTCGAGAACCGCTTTAACCGATTGATGCTTCATTTTACTCGTTACAACAACATTGATGATAATGTGATCGAGCGGGTAATTCAAGGAGATATTCAAGAAGACAGAAAAGCTTTTGACAAAGACAAAATATTAGTTCATGGTGTGGGCGGAAAAATCATCAAAGCGATGACGCCTAACCAACAATTGCTGGTTGATACCATGAACAAAAACGATATGGTTTTTGCCGTTGGTCCAGCAGGAACGGGAAAAACTTACACAGGAGTTGCCATGGCGGTCAAAGCCTTAAAAGAAAAGCAAGTCAAACGAATTATTCTGACTCGTCCAGCCGTAGAGGCAGGGGAGAACCTTGGTTTCCTTCCCGGTGATATGAAGGAAAAATTAGATCCCTACATGCAACCATTGTACGATGCGTTGCGAGATATGTTACCTAATGAAAAATTGGAAGATTATATTTTAAAAGGTATCATACAAATTGCACCTCTAGCATTTATGCGCGGACGAACTTTAGATAATGCTTTTGTGATTTTAGACGAGGCGCAAAACACAACGCATTCCCAAATGAAAATGTTCCTGACCCGTATGGGGAAAAATGCCAAATTCATGATTACAGGCGATCCAGGTCAGGTCGATTTACCTCGCAGGACCATATCAGGATTGAAAGAAGCCTTATTGGTTTTAAAAGATATTGATGGAATTGGAATTATTTATTTGGATGATAAAGATATTGTACGTCACCGATTGGTTAAAAAAGTGATTGATGCTTATAAAATGATTGAAAATCACGATTAG
- a CDS encoding SAM hydrolase/SAM-dependent halogenase family protein: MSIITLTTDYGLKDHFVGALKGKLLSEYSEATIIDISHYIDPFNTVEASYIIGAAYSSFPKGTVHLIGVDLELNKENQHIVMQWNDHYFIAADNGILSMLTQKFVPQKIVSINIHDRLPSDATDLDVFVKVACHIAKGGLLNVIGKEIQSIKQVTDLQAVPANDGNSIKGYVIYIDHFGNVVTNISKKQFLEVAKGRPYEIVLRTKNIKTILPNYSSIATSETLPIKNYEGEKLAVFNEAGFLEIAIFKSNPTKVGSANSLLGLNYRDNITIKFV; encoded by the coding sequence ATGTCAATAATTACGCTAACCACCGATTACGGCTTGAAAGACCACTTTGTTGGTGCTCTAAAAGGGAAGCTATTATCTGAATATTCCGAGGCAACTATTATTGATATTTCGCACTATATTGACCCATTCAACACAGTAGAAGCGAGTTACATTATTGGAGCTGCTTATTCCAGTTTTCCAAAAGGGACGGTGCATCTTATTGGCGTGGATTTAGAATTGAATAAAGAAAACCAACATATCGTCATGCAATGGAACGATCATTATTTTATTGCTGCCGATAACGGTATTTTGAGTATGCTGACCCAAAAATTTGTTCCTCAAAAAATAGTCTCGATTAACATACACGATCGATTGCCAAGTGATGCTACCGATTTGGATGTTTTTGTAAAAGTGGCTTGCCATATTGCCAAAGGCGGTTTGCTCAACGTTATCGGCAAAGAAATACAATCTATCAAACAAGTAACCGATTTGCAAGCTGTTCCTGCCAATGATGGAAACTCGATAAAAGGATACGTGATTTACATTGATCATTTTGGGAATGTAGTGACCAATATTTCTAAAAAACAATTTCTGGAAGTGGCCAAAGGCAGACCTTATGAAATTGTATTACGAACCAAAAACATCAAAACCATTTTACCCAATTATTCTTCAATTGCTACTTCGGAAACGCTACCCATCAAAAATTATGAAGGCGAGAAATTAGCGGTTTTCAACGAAGCTGGTTTTCTGGAAATTGCCATTTTCAAAAGCAATCCAACCAAAGTAGGTTCAGCTAATAGTTTGTTAGGGTTGAATTATAGGGATAACATAACAATTAAATTTGTCTGA
- a CDS encoding DUF1493 family protein produces the protein MKTIIKISFKNLKQNYLEVQQYLEEKSGEKKISNKSKIANDLGFLGDDNCYLLEDFITKYGVDFSNFNYDEYFESEGELFGSSAVLLKILILPLFIIKFVLFLLIKPFSKEHSSKINNFNFFLKKFQSDRIDLTMGDLITSKIQGKFYLRENVTFDFS, from the coding sequence ATGAAAACAATTATAAAAATAAGTTTTAAAAATTTAAAACAGAATTATCTTGAAGTACAACAATATCTTGAAGAAAAATCTGGAGAAAAAAAAATATCAAATAAATCAAAAATTGCAAACGATTTAGGTTTTTTGGGTGATGATAATTGTTACCTGCTAGAAGATTTTATTACAAAATACGGCGTAGATTTTTCTAATTTTAATTATGACGAGTATTTTGAAAGTGAAGGCGAATTATTTGGTTCTAGTGCAGTATTGCTCAAAATTTTAATATTGCCTCTTTTCATTATTAAATTTGTTCTATTTCTATTGATTAAACCTTTTTCTAAAGAACATTCAAGTAAAATTAATAATTTCAATTTCTTTTTAAAAAAATTCCAATCAGACAGAATCGATTTAACAATGGGAGATTTAATTACATCCAAAATTCAAGGAAAATTCTATTTAAGAGAAAATGTTACATTTGATTTTAGCTAA
- the gldF gene encoding gliding motility-associated ABC transporter permease subunit GldF — MKSIVIREIKSFFGSPIGYLVIAVFLIGNGLFLWVFEGEYNILNSGFADLSPFFSLAPWILIFLIPAVTMRSFSDEKKQGTLELLLTKPLSIWQIASGKFLGSVLLIVMAIVPTLIYVWVISDLGIPVGNIDMGSTMGSYFGLLFLIAAYSAIGIFTSTLSENQIVAFIVSVFLCFFFYFGFESLGAIVPSFQGLISAFGMQDHFRSMGRGVIDTRDVVYFASITILFLSFTVYNLKSIKS, encoded by the coding sequence ATGAAATCAATAGTAATAAGAGAAATAAAATCCTTTTTTGGTTCGCCAATTGGCTATTTGGTGATTGCCGTTTTCCTGATTGGGAATGGCTTATTCCTTTGGGTTTTCGAAGGAGAATACAATATTTTGAACAGCGGTTTTGCTGATTTGAGTCCGTTTTTTAGTTTGGCTCCGTGGATTCTCATTTTCCTGATTCCAGCCGTTACGATGCGCAGCTTTTCGGATGAGAAAAAACAAGGAACATTAGAATTGTTGTTGACTAAACCTTTGAGCATTTGGCAAATTGCTTCCGGAAAATTTCTAGGTTCGGTTTTGCTGATTGTTATGGCGATTGTTCCCACTTTAATCTACGTTTGGGTCATTTCAGATCTTGGAATTCCAGTAGGCAATATCGATATGGGAAGCACGATGGGTTCTTATTTTGGATTATTGTTCCTGATTGCAGCCTATTCTGCTATCGGAATTTTCACTTCTACCCTTTCCGAAAATCAAATTGTAGCTTTTATCGTTTCCGTGTTTTTATGCTTCTTTTTTTACTTCGGTTTCGAGAGTTTGGGAGCGATTGTACCGAGTTTTCAAGGTCTAATTTCCGCTTTCGGAATGCAAGATCATTTCAGAAGTATGGGGCGTGGTGTGATTGATACTCGTGATGTAGTTTATTTTGCGAGCATCACTATTTTGTTTCTTTCATTTACAGTTTATAACCTAAAATCTATTAAATCGTAA
- the gldG gene encoding gliding motility-associated ABC transporter substrate-binding protein GldG — MTTSKKKNIQYLLILIGILLVINIVSGYFFHRFDLTKDKRYTLSTTSLNIVKQVENPLYLKIYLQGDLPPEFKRLQSETRDLLEEFQAYNKNIIFEFIDPLENEDESMDNIKNLYQKGLTPINITVDDKGKQSQEMVFPWAIAIYNNKEVNIPLLKNIMGASTTEKVIASVQHLEYSIADAINKITKAKQKKVAIIKGNGELYDVQMAKFLIQVRESYYIGPFTLDSVAKNPKGSLEALQKYDLAIIAKPTETFSDAEKQVLDQFIINGGKTLWLVDQVNMEMDSLYNVSGSTLAFPRDLNLNDMFFKYGFRINPDLVKDETGSPIKLATGEQGSATQYQEFNWKFAPQVYPINDHPIVKNLGGIKFDFANSIDTLKNGIKKTVLLQSSQYSKRIGSPVEINLNIVEEETSPNHYLNTGNIPLSVLLEGSFHSAFENRVLPFDQKAFQTIGKPNKMIVVSDGDLVRNQLDKNFQPVELGYDQRTGNLYDNKDFLMNCVNYLLDDSGLINIRSKDLDLPLLDKDKVYESYTTTQILTIGLPILVLVLFGLVFTFLRKKKYSN, encoded by the coding sequence ATGACGACTTCCAAGAAAAAAAACATCCAATATTTACTGATTCTCATTGGGATTTTATTGGTTATAAATATCGTAAGCGGTTATTTTTTCCACCGTTTTGATTTAACCAAAGACAAAAGATACACGCTTTCGACCACTTCTTTGAATATTGTCAAACAAGTTGAAAATCCGTTGTATTTAAAAATCTATTTACAAGGCGATTTACCACCTGAATTCAAGCGTTTGCAAAGCGAAACCCGAGATTTATTAGAAGAATTTCAGGCTTATAACAAGAATATTATTTTCGAATTCATTGATCCTTTGGAAAACGAAGACGAAAGTATGGATAACATCAAAAATCTGTACCAAAAAGGACTTACGCCAATCAACATCACCGTTGACGACAAAGGAAAACAATCGCAGGAGATGGTTTTCCCGTGGGCGATTGCGATTTACAACAACAAAGAAGTGAATATTCCGCTGTTGAAAAACATTATGGGAGCTTCGACTACCGAAAAAGTGATTGCTTCGGTGCAACATTTGGAATATTCGATTGCCGATGCCATCAACAAAATCACGAAAGCCAAACAGAAAAAAGTCGCTATAATAAAAGGAAATGGAGAACTTTATGATGTGCAAATGGCTAAATTTCTGATACAAGTTAGAGAAAGCTATTACATTGGCCCATTCACTTTAGATTCGGTTGCCAAAAATCCAAAGGGTAGTTTAGAAGCTTTGCAAAAATACGATTTGGCGATTATTGCCAAACCAACCGAAACTTTCTCTGATGCCGAAAAACAAGTCTTGGATCAATTCATTATTAATGGTGGAAAAACCTTGTGGCTAGTGGATCAAGTGAATATGGAAATGGATAGTTTATACAACGTTTCTGGTTCGACTTTGGCATTTCCAAGAGACTTGAATTTGAATGATATGTTCTTCAAATACGGTTTCCGAATTAACCCTGATTTGGTCAAAGACGAAACTGGAAGCCCCATAAAACTAGCTACTGGCGAACAAGGAAGTGCTACCCAATATCAGGAATTCAATTGGAAATTTGCTCCACAAGTGTATCCCATTAACGACCATCCCATCGTAAAAAACTTGGGAGGCATCAAATTCGATTTTGCCAATTCGATTGATACTTTGAAAAACGGAATTAAGAAAACCGTTTTACTACAATCGTCTCAATATTCGAAGCGAATTGGTTCTCCAGTCGAAATCAATTTGAATATTGTGGAAGAAGAAACTTCGCCGAATCATTATCTGAACACGGGAAATATCCCACTTTCGGTTTTGCTGGAAGGCTCCTTTCATTCGGCTTTTGAAAATCGTGTTTTGCCTTTTGACCAAAAAGCATTTCAAACTATTGGAAAACCAAACAAAATGATTGTCGTTTCGGATGGTGATTTGGTTCGAAACCAATTGGATAAAAACTTTCAACCCGTAGAATTAGGATACGATCAACGCACAGGAAATTTGTATGACAACAAGGATTTCTTGATGAATTGTGTCAATTATTTATTAGATGACAGTGGACTTATTAACATTCGAAGTAAGGATTTGGATTTGCCTTTGTTGGATAAAGACAAAGTTTATGAAAGTTATACCACGACTCAAATCCTAACTATCGGGCTTCCAATATTGGTTTTAGTGCTTTTTGGATTGGTTTTTACTTTCCTTCGAAAGAAAAAATACAGCAACTAA
- the dnaN gene encoding DNA polymerase III subunit beta yields the protein MKFIVSSSYLLKQLQVLGSVINSSNTLPILDNFLFELDNNALTVSASDLETTMSATLDIDSTSKGSVAVPAKLLLEILKTFPEQPLTFTVEENSTIEISSNSGKYALAYAPGEEFPKSVNLDEPSVTLVPADVLATAISKTIFAAGNDDLRPVMSGVFFQFSPQGLIFVATDAHKLVKYARTDVTASQVADFIMPKKPLNILKSILGASDAEVKIEYNDSNATFSFDNYVLMCRLIDGKYPNYEAVIPKENPNKLMIDRSQFLSSVRRVAIFSNKTTHQIRLKIAGAELNISAEDIDYSNKAEERLTCDYQGDDMQIGYNSRFLTEMLTNLQSDMIMLEMSLPNRAGILTPVDGLEDGETVTMLVMPVMLNN from the coding sequence ATGAAATTTATAGTATCCAGTTCGTACTTATTAAAACAATTGCAGGTTTTAGGAAGCGTTATCAACAGTAGTAATACGTTACCTATTTTAGATAATTTCCTTTTTGAATTAGACAATAATGCCTTGACGGTTTCGGCTTCTGATTTAGAAACTACCATGTCTGCTACTTTAGATATTGATTCTACTAGCAAAGGAAGTGTTGCTGTTCCTGCTAAATTGCTTTTGGAAATCCTTAAAACTTTTCCAGAACAACCATTAACTTTTACTGTTGAAGAAAATAGCACAATAGAAATTAGTTCCAATTCAGGAAAATATGCTTTGGCGTATGCTCCAGGAGAAGAATTTCCAAAATCTGTTAACTTGGACGAACCATCGGTAACTTTAGTTCCTGCTGATGTGTTGGCAACTGCTATTAGCAAAACTATTTTTGCTGCTGGAAACGATGATTTACGTCCGGTAATGTCTGGTGTTTTCTTTCAGTTTTCTCCACAAGGTTTGATTTTCGTAGCCACGGATGCACACAAATTAGTAAAATATGCCAGAACTGATGTTACAGCTTCTCAAGTAGCTGATTTTATTATGCCAAAGAAACCTTTAAATATTTTAAAAAGTATTTTAGGTGCTTCGGATGCTGAAGTAAAAATTGAATACAACGATTCGAACGCTACTTTTTCTTTCGACAATTATGTTTTAATGTGTCGTTTGATTGATGGAAAATATCCAAATTACGAAGCGGTTATCCCAAAAGAAAATCCAAACAAATTGATGATTGATCGTTCTCAATTCTTGAGTTCTGTGCGTCGTGTTGCGATTTTCTCAAACAAAACTACCCACCAAATTCGTTTGAAAATTGCAGGTGCCGAATTGAATATTTCTGCCGAAGATATTGACTACTCAAACAAAGCAGAAGAAAGATTGACTTGTGATTATCAAGGTGATGATATGCAAATTGGGTACAATTCTCGTTTCTTGACTGAAATGTTGACCAACTTACAATCAGACATGATTATGCTTGAAATGTCATTGCCAAACAGAGCCGGAATCCTAACTCCTGTTGACGGATTAGAAGACGGAGAAACAGTGACCAT